A DNA window from Candidatus Sulfidibacterium hydrothermale contains the following coding sequences:
- a CDS encoding aspartate kinase, protein MYQLHQQTIDRFITNNKEKQRAEKQLQKTIDRLKKLFSGFRTEDAATANAIMSYGERLSALTLQAVLNANGIHCRLALPEEAGIVSNRRFFQGSVLLKKTEENLKKFLHPEMTYVIPGFYAVSREGETVLLGRGGSDYSAACIARCVGAKYLDVWKDVEGYLSGDPKIITGVRRIPHLSYLEAAELSYFGAKILHPRTIRPLVSQKTEIRILNPDKYLQTQKREALTRISHQKSTDSEVIKSVTANEDIALLKLKGSGVGIKKGILAMVTGAFDQARINIRSVVTSQTAIHFIFSRADAQKAKKIVDKLNTSLDFDTEIEDNIAWVAAVGNGINQKEGIAGRMFTALAKAGINVQQIVLGASEVAVYFVIQRKLADKAAQIIHHELFHKTKTE, encoded by the coding sequence TTGTACCAGTTACACCAACAAACAATTGACCGTTTCATTACAAACAACAAAGAAAAACAAAGGGCTGAAAAACAATTACAAAAAACCATTGACCGGTTAAAAAAACTTTTTTCGGGTTTTCGCACCGAAGATGCAGCAACCGCCAACGCCATCATGAGTTATGGCGAACGGCTTAGCGCCCTTACCCTTCAGGCTGTTTTAAATGCCAACGGAATCCATTGCCGTCTGGCACTTCCTGAAGAAGCAGGAATTGTCAGTAACCGCCGGTTTTTTCAAGGAAGTGTTTTACTCAAAAAAACCGAAGAAAACCTGAAGAAATTTCTTCATCCGGAGATGACTTATGTAATTCCGGGATTTTATGCTGTAAGCCGAGAAGGAGAAACCGTATTATTAGGGCGGGGAGGATCGGATTATTCGGCAGCCTGTATAGCCCGTTGTGTCGGAGCCAAATACCTTGATGTTTGGAAAGACGTGGAAGGTTACTTAAGTGGTGATCCGAAAATCATAACCGGCGTCCGGCGTATTCCTCATCTCAGTTATCTTGAAGCCGCCGAGCTCTCCTATTTCGGAGCCAAAATTTTACATCCGCGCACCATCCGCCCGCTGGTTTCCCAAAAAACAGAAATCCGTATTCTCAATCCGGACAAATATCTCCAAACCCAAAAAAGAGAAGCGTTAACACGTATCAGTCATCAAAAATCAACAGATTCGGAAGTCATTAAGAGTGTGACAGCCAATGAAGACATCGCTTTATTGAAATTAAAAGGCAGCGGAGTCGGTATAAAAAAAGGAATTTTGGCCATGGTAACCGGTGCTTTCGACCAGGCACGCATCAACATCCGTTCAGTGGTTACCTCGCAAACGGCCATTCATTTTATTTTCTCGCGTGCCGATGCCCAAAAAGCAAAGAAAATTGTGGATAAGTTGAACACATCGCTCGATTTTGATACCGAAATCGAGGACAACATAGCCTGGGTAGCTGCCGTAGGCAACGGCATCAACCAAAAAGAAGGCATTGCCGGACGAATGTTTACGGCTTTGGCTAAAGCCGGAATTAATGTCCAGCAAATTGTGCTGGGAGCTTCAGAAGTGGCTGTTTATTTTGTTATTCAGCGAAAACTGGCCGACAAAGCAGCACAAATTATCCATCACGAATTATTTCATAAAACCAAAACCGAATAA
- a CDS encoding O-acetylhomoserine aminocarboxypropyltransferase/cysteine synthase family protein, producing the protein MHYETLQVHAGHTPDETTLSRAVPIYQTTSYLFKDMEHAGRLFNLEEFGNIYTRLMNPTTEVLEKRMAALEGGIAALAVSSGHSAQFIALNNILEQGDEMVSSPFLYGGTYNQFKVTFKRLGIQVHFAESLQAEDFEKLINERTKALYIETIGNPSFEVPDFEKFAALAEKYKLPLVVDNTFGAGGYLCQPLKLGAHIVVESATKWIGGHGNSLGGIIVDGGTYDWGNGKFPQFSEPSEGYHGLVFSDVFGKKSPYGNIAFIIRARVEGLRDFGPALSPFNAFLLLQGVETLSLRVQRSADNTLHLAQWLQQHPKVESVSYPGLPEDPRHTLAKKYLKHGYGAVLSFSLKGDKKAASRLVENLKLVSHLANVGDTRTLIIQPATTTHQQLTDEELKRAGIGPSLMRVSVGIENIHDIIADFDQAFRQV; encoded by the coding sequence ATGCATTACGAAACATTACAAGTTCATGCCGGGCACACACCGGACGAGACAACCCTTTCGCGGGCTGTTCCGATCTATCAGACTACATCGTATCTTTTCAAAGACATGGAGCATGCCGGGCGACTTTTTAACCTTGAAGAATTTGGCAATATCTATACCCGTTTAATGAATCCCACAACCGAAGTTCTCGAAAAAAGAATGGCGGCACTGGAAGGCGGTATTGCAGCGCTGGCTGTTTCATCAGGACATTCGGCACAATTCATTGCGCTGAACAATATTTTAGAACAGGGAGACGAAATGGTTTCCTCTCCTTTTCTTTACGGCGGCACATACAACCAGTTTAAAGTGACCTTTAAACGGCTGGGAATTCAGGTTCATTTTGCCGAAAGCCTGCAGGCCGAAGATTTTGAAAAACTGATTAACGAAAGAACCAAGGCCCTGTATATCGAAACCATTGGAAACCCAAGCTTTGAAGTTCCTGATTTTGAAAAGTTTGCAGCACTTGCCGAAAAATACAAATTGCCTTTGGTGGTCGATAACACTTTTGGCGCCGGCGGATATCTCTGCCAACCTTTAAAACTGGGAGCCCACATCGTAGTGGAATCGGCAACCAAATGGATTGGCGGACATGGTAACAGCCTGGGAGGCATCATCGTTGACGGAGGAACTTACGACTGGGGAAACGGAAAATTTCCACAATTCTCCGAGCCATCCGAAGGATACCACGGTTTGGTTTTTTCTGACGTTTTCGGAAAGAAAAGTCCTTATGGAAATATCGCTTTTATTATCCGGGCACGGGTAGAAGGATTGCGTGATTTCGGTCCGGCACTCAGTCCGTTCAATGCTTTTTTGCTTTTGCAGGGAGTAGAAACTTTATCGCTACGCGTACAACGCTCAGCAGACAACACCCTCCACCTGGCACAATGGCTCCAGCAGCACCCGAAAGTGGAAAGCGTTTCCTACCCCGGACTTCCTGAAGATCCCCGGCATACCCTTGCTAAAAAATACCTGAAACATGGTTACGGCGCTGTTTTAAGTTTTTCGCTGAAAGGAGACAAAAAAGCAGCTTCACGGCTGGTGGAAAATTTGAAACTGGTAAGCCACCTGGCCAATGTGGGAGACACCAGAACCCTGATTATTCAGCCGGCAACCACGACCCATCAACAGCTGACGGATGAAGAGCTGAAACGGGCAGGAATTGGGCCATCGCTGATGCGGGTCTCTGTAGGAATTGAAAATATTCACGATATCATTGCCGATTTCGACCAGGCATTCAGACAAGTTTAA
- a CDS encoding homoserine O-acetyltransferase family protein, giving the protein MIQKLKIDKPFLLESGKTLHELEIAFHTYGKLNATRDNVVWICHALTANSDVADWWSGMTGPGKCFDPEKHFIVCANILGSCYGTTGPLSKDENGEIYYHRFPDITIRDMVKAHQILREHLGIEKIELLTGGSIGSFQAVEWAITEPDRIRHLVLIAGGASITAWTAGLNEAQRMAIRADKSYYDQTPDGGKDGMKAARAMALLSYRNARAYNKTQPILPDDDYRNLKAITYQQYQGEKLARRFDARAYYILTRAFDSHHAGRGRGGLPNALAAIKAKTLVVGIDTDILFPKEDQEILAKYIPDAQLQWLHSEYGHDGFLLEFETLTNIITDFWN; this is encoded by the coding sequence ATGATACAAAAACTAAAAATTGACAAGCCGTTTTTATTGGAAAGCGGAAAAACGTTACACGAGCTGGAAATTGCTTTCCATACTTACGGAAAACTCAATGCAACCCGTGACAATGTGGTATGGATTTGTCATGCACTGACTGCCAATTCGGATGTAGCCGACTGGTGGAGCGGCATGACAGGACCGGGAAAATGTTTCGACCCGGAAAAACATTTTATTGTGTGTGCCAACATTTTAGGATCTTGTTACGGCACAACCGGTCCGTTATCCAAAGATGAAAACGGAGAAATCTATTATCACCGTTTTCCGGATATTACCATTCGCGACATGGTAAAAGCCCACCAGATTTTGCGGGAACATCTTGGCATAGAAAAAATTGAACTGCTTACCGGCGGCTCCATCGGCAGTTTTCAGGCCGTGGAATGGGCCATTACCGAACCCGATCGCATCCGCCATCTTGTGCTGATTGCCGGCGGAGCCAGTATCACGGCCTGGACTGCCGGACTGAACGAAGCACAGCGCATGGCTATTCGTGCAGACAAAAGCTATTACGACCAAACACCCGATGGTGGCAAAGATGGAATGAAAGCAGCCCGCGCCATGGCTTTGCTAAGCTATCGCAATGCAAGAGCTTACAACAAAACCCAACCCATCTTACCGGACGATGACTACCGGAATTTAAAAGCCATTACCTACCAGCAATATCAGGGGGAAAAACTGGCTCGCCGGTTTGATGCCCGGGCTTATTATATCCTCACGCGGGCATTTGACAGCCATCACGCCGGCCGGGGCCGTGGCGGATTACCCAACGCACTTGCTGCCATAAAAGCCAAAACGCTGGTGGTGGGCATTGACACCGACATTCTTTTTCCTAAAGAAGATCAGGAAATACTGGCAAAATATATTCCGGATGCCCAATTACAGTGGCTGCATTCTGAATACGGCCACGACGGATTTTTGCTTGAATTTGAAACATTAACGAACATCATAACCGATTTCTGGAATTAA
- a CDS encoding homoserine dehydrogenase: MKKLNIGIYGFGTVGQGLYTVLQKSKTVDATLSAICVKHENKKRNLHLPLLTFDPNRILDNPEINVVAELIDDADEAYLLVKKALKKGKNVVSGNKKMLAAHLEEMIQLQKETGQSLLYDASACGSIPIIRNLEEYYDNDLLKSITGILNGSSNYILTQIFREGKDYATALKEAQELGFAESNPDADVQGYDALYKLVIITAHAFGPVIPAEKVFRFGIDQITNFDVRFAKEKNLKIKLVAKVTKTGKDEITLFVAPEFVNKENYIFNVEDEYNGVVIEGEFYDKQFMFGKGAGAYPTGSAVLSDITAISHQYKYEYKKRKYFALPRFTNRLSLTVYLRYHQEEDLALFDFDEIYENYKGRENRYVIGKICLEKLVKINNEIEKRQLFLAVFNE, translated from the coding sequence ATGAAAAAACTGAACATTGGAATATACGGCTTTGGAACTGTTGGCCAGGGTTTATATACCGTATTGCAAAAAAGCAAAACAGTAGACGCTACCCTGTCAGCCATTTGTGTAAAGCATGAAAATAAAAAACGGAACCTTCACCTTCCTCTTTTAACTTTCGATCCAAACAGAATCCTTGACAATCCGGAAATTAATGTGGTTGCCGAGCTTATTGATGATGCTGACGAGGCTTATCTCCTGGTAAAAAAAGCATTAAAAAAAGGGAAAAATGTGGTTTCGGGAAATAAAAAAATGCTGGCAGCCCATCTCGAAGAGATGATCCAATTGCAGAAAGAAACCGGCCAGTCGCTGTTATACGATGCGTCAGCCTGCGGTTCCATTCCCATCATCCGAAACCTGGAAGAATATTACGACAACGATCTGTTAAAATCGATCACCGGTATATTGAACGGTTCCTCCAATTACATCTTAACTCAAATTTTTCGCGAAGGAAAAGATTACGCTACGGCTTTAAAAGAAGCTCAGGAACTGGGCTTTGCCGAAAGCAATCCGGATGCAGATGTACAAGGATACGATGCTTTGTACAAATTGGTCATTATCACAGCTCACGCTTTCGGACCGGTTATTCCGGCCGAAAAAGTATTTCGTTTCGGAATTGATCAGATCACCAATTTCGACGTACGGTTTGCCAAAGAGAAAAATTTAAAAATCAAGCTGGTAGCCAAAGTAACCAAAACCGGAAAAGATGAAATCACGCTTTTTGTAGCTCCTGAATTTGTAAATAAAGAAAACTACATCTTCAATGTGGAAGACGAATACAATGGAGTGGTTATCGAAGGAGAATTTTATGATAAGCAGTTTATGTTCGGAAAAGGAGCCGGAGCCTACCCTACCGGTTCGGCCGTATTGTCTGACATTACCGCGATCAGCCATCAATACAAATACGAATACAAAAAAAGAAAATACTTTGCTCTTCCCCGTTTTACCAACCGTTTGTCACTAACGGTTTATCTACGTTATCACCAGGAAGAAGATCTTGCTTTATTTGATTTTGATGAGATCTACGAAAATTACAAAGGACGGGAAAACCGCTATGTAATTGGAAAAATCTGCCTTGAAAAACTGGTAAAAATCAATAACGAAATCGAAAAACGACAGCTTTTCCTTGCCGTTTTCAACGAATAA
- a CDS encoding M23 family metallopeptidase, whose protein sequence is MTYLARHSFFVLVLMGVFLFPGSPLRAQHPVLSDGFRPPVSFPLELSGTFGELRSGHLHSGIDIKTGGVQGKKVYAIADGYISRISITLGGYGKALYITHPNGFMSVYGHLEKFAPAIQRYVKKIQYERESYTVQIFPPKGKLPVKKGEVIAYSGNTGGSLGPHLHFEIRHAVTQHPVNPLQFKGIKIADKLPPKIIRLSVYPVYPYSRINGKCDTVRILVLGHGTGCYLKNKPVITVSGPVSFGLRTYDVMNGAPNKNGIYSLQLFEDGRLVFALKADSLSFATTRYVNSLIDYSYYVRTGRRFIRTERDTNNRLPLYRKDTRDGIFVFKDTLPHHFRYVVKDIYGNTASVPFVVKGIPSKKKNCLKSKKEPGYFIRYDQPKRISSGNLQLSFPKNCFYRSFYLHLKKLPPVKNAVSPVYKVHNRLVPVQKYFTLSVRDDSIPAKWKTKTYLAYAPGIKDEFYFAGNGRDGDVLTARVRDLGYYTVLVDTVPPVIKPLNFKNGTKITGRKTLQVEIKDEGSGIKKYAATLNGHWILMEYDVKNDRLTYFVDSHLKKGKNLFQLVVEDNSGNKSRYQASLDR, encoded by the coding sequence ATGACTTATTTGGCAAGACATTCTTTTTTTGTTCTGGTATTAATGGGCGTTTTTCTTTTTCCCGGTTCTCCTCTCCGGGCACAACATCCTGTTTTATCGGATGGTTTTCGTCCACCGGTGTCTTTTCCGCTGGAGTTGTCAGGTACTTTTGGCGAATTACGTAGCGGACATTTGCATTCGGGAATCGATATTAAAACCGGTGGAGTACAAGGAAAGAAAGTGTATGCCATTGCCGACGGTTACATCTCGCGGATTAGCATTACACTCGGAGGCTATGGGAAAGCGTTGTACATTACTCATCCCAATGGCTTTATGTCGGTTTACGGACATCTGGAAAAATTTGCTCCTGCTATCCAGCGTTATGTGAAAAAGATTCAGTATGAACGTGAGAGTTATACGGTGCAAATTTTTCCTCCCAAGGGGAAATTGCCGGTAAAGAAAGGAGAAGTCATTGCGTATTCGGGAAATACCGGAGGATCGCTCGGTCCTCATCTCCATTTCGAAATTCGTCATGCCGTTACGCAGCATCCGGTAAATCCGTTACAGTTTAAAGGAATAAAAATAGCGGATAAGCTTCCCCCAAAAATTATCCGGTTATCCGTTTATCCGGTTTATCCGTACAGTCGTATCAACGGAAAGTGTGATACGGTTCGGATTTTGGTGTTAGGGCATGGAACCGGTTGTTATTTGAAAAATAAGCCGGTCATTACAGTTTCCGGGCCCGTATCATTTGGATTGCGTACTTACGACGTGATGAACGGAGCTCCCAACAAAAACGGTATTTACTCGCTTCAGCTTTTTGAAGACGGGCGACTGGTTTTTGCACTCAAAGCCGACAGCCTTTCTTTTGCCACTACCCGTTATGTAAACAGCCTGATAGACTACAGTTATTATGTCAGAACCGGGCGTCGTTTTATTCGTACCGAACGGGATACGAATAACCGGTTGCCTTTGTACAGAAAAGATACCCGTGACGGAATTTTTGTTTTTAAAGATACGTTGCCCCATCATTTTCGATATGTGGTTAAAGACATTTATGGCAATACGGCCTCGGTGCCATTTGTTGTCAAGGGAATTCCGTCAAAAAAGAAAAACTGCTTAAAGTCCAAAAAGGAACCGGGATATTTTATCCGGTATGATCAGCCGAAACGTATTTCCAGCGGAAACTTGCAGCTCTCTTTTCCTAAAAATTGTTTTTACCGGTCGTTTTATCTTCATCTGAAAAAACTTCCTCCGGTAAAAAACGCGGTGTCTCCTGTTTACAAAGTGCACAACCGGCTTGTTCCGGTTCAAAAATATTTCACTTTATCTGTTCGTGATGATTCGATTCCGGCAAAGTGGAAGACAAAAACCTATTTGGCCTATGCTCCCGGGATAAAAGATGAATTTTATTTTGCCGGGAACGGACGGGATGGCGATGTCCTGACAGCCCGGGTAAGAGATTTGGGCTATTATACGGTTTTGGTTGATACTGTTCCTCCGGTAATCAAGCCGTTGAACTTTAAAAACGGAACAAAAATTACCGGAAGAAAAACACTACAGGTAGAAATTAAAGATGAGGGAAGCGGCATAAAAAAATACGCAGCTACACTGAACGGCCATTGGATTTTGATGGAATATGATGTGAAAAATGACCGGTTAACTTATTTTGTGGATTCCCATTTGAAAAAAGGAAAAAATCTTTTTCAGCTTGTTGTGGAAGATAACTCCGGCAACAAAAGCCGTTATCAGGCCTCCCTTGACCGTTAA
- a CDS encoding immunoglobulin-like domain-containing protein, giving the protein MKRLLLTATGIFLFFFLWSCKKDDNPDTTKPFIVVLGSNPVYTELDSVYVDAGAKAYDVQSNGDTLDITDRLQVTNNVNIHERGIYKVLYNVSDAAGNKADEKTRTVVVEIF; this is encoded by the coding sequence ATGAAACGCTTACTTTTAACTGCCACAGGAATTTTCCTGTTTTTCTTTTTGTGGAGTTGTAAAAAAGATGACAATCCCGATACGACCAAACCGTTTATTGTGGTTTTAGGTAGTAATCCGGTATATACCGAACTGGATTCAGTATATGTGGATGCCGGGGCCAAAGCGTATGATGTGCAGAGTAATGGCGACACGTTAGACATTACGGACCGGCTTCAGGTAACCAATAACGTAAACATTCACGAAAGGGGCATTTACAAAGTGTTGTACAACGTGAGTGATGCCGCCGGCAACAAAGCAGACGAAAAAACCCGGACTGTGGTTGTCGAAATTTTTTAA
- a CDS encoding diacylglycerol/lipid kinase family protein, with translation MQQPLSERKKIVFIVNPKSGIHKHTRFKEAVQKHIDSNKFTTLIRETEYAGHAIELSREAVLQKTDIVVAVGGDGTINEVASQIIGSKTILGIIPQGSGNGLARHLGIPRMIGGAMKLINRLHVTEIDTATINGVPFVSIAGVGFDALVAKYFAKSERRGFFSYAHLISSHFLYYKPKKYFIEFEDGTTVKTRALFISFANSNQFGYNTAIAPNARLRDGMLDVIVVQKPGIFDLPLVANLLLLRAIDKSKYVQSYRSGNFTVTRKKKRVVNIDGEARKMGKKLKVKVYPLSLKVIIPNHDIK, from the coding sequence ATGCAACAACCTCTTTCCGAAAGAAAAAAAATTGTTTTTATCGTCAACCCCAAGTCTGGAATACATAAACATACCCGTTTTAAAGAGGCGGTTCAGAAACATATTGACAGCAACAAGTTCACGACTCTCATTCGAGAAACAGAATATGCAGGCCATGCCATTGAATTGAGCCGTGAAGCTGTTTTACAGAAAACAGATATTGTAGTGGCGGTGGGTGGCGATGGGACCATTAACGAAGTGGCTTCACAAATTATCGGGAGCAAAACTATTTTGGGCATCATCCCTCAAGGATCCGGAAACGGGCTGGCACGGCATCTCGGCATCCCACGCATGATTGGCGGGGCCATGAAACTGATTAACCGCCTGCACGTTACGGAAATCGACACCGCCACCATCAATGGCGTGCCTTTTGTCAGTATCGCCGGCGTAGGATTCGATGCCCTGGTCGCCAAATATTTCGCCAAATCAGAACGCCGCGGTTTTTTTTCGTACGCCCATTTGATCTCTTCTCATTTCTTGTATTACAAACCGAAAAAATATTTTATTGAATTTGAAGACGGGACCACCGTAAAAACCCGTGCTCTCTTCATCAGCTTTGCCAACTCCAATCAGTTTGGGTACAACACGGCTATTGCTCCCAATGCCCGCCTGCGCGATGGCATGCTGGACGTAATTGTAGTGCAAAAACCCGGCATCTTTGATTTGCCTTTGGTGGCCAATCTGTTACTCCTGCGCGCCATCGACAAATCGAAATATGTGCAAAGTTACCGTTCCGGAAACTTTACCGTGACCCGGAAGAAAAAAAGAGTGGTTAATATTGACGGAGAAGCCCGGAAAATGGGCAAAAAACTGAAAGTAAAAGTCTATCCGTTATCATTAAAAGTAATTATTCCAAACCATGACATCAAATAA
- a CDS encoding translation initiation factor: MTSNKKNSRMVYSTNPDFSYEEEPEEVITPPPSQQLLYVSLDKKQRKGKKVTLVTGFTGNENDLKALGKKLKSLCGTGGSVKNEEIIIQGDFRERVKSFLEKEGFKVKQKGG, encoded by the coding sequence ATGACATCAAATAAAAAAAACAGCCGGATGGTTTATTCTACCAATCCGGATTTTTCTTACGAGGAAGAGCCGGAAGAAGTGATTACGCCACCGCCTTCGCAACAGTTGCTATACGTATCGCTGGACAAAAAACAACGAAAAGGCAAAAAAGTAACGCTGGTTACCGGATTTACAGGCAACGAAAACGATCTGAAAGCACTGGGGAAAAAACTGAAATCCCTTTGCGGAACCGGAGGCTCGGTAAAAAATGAAGAAATTATCATCCAGGGCGATTTTAGAGAACGAGTAAAAAGTTTCCTCGAAAAAGAAGGTTTTAAAGTCAAACAAAAAGGCGGATAA
- a CDS encoding C1 family peptidase: MMKKQILLLIFTTLILGGIQAQNVEKGKLDMQTIHKIMASYHHNASDKALQNAITHNDIKKLAKNRSNEGKVNHFFNHQVTGVLATTNQKSSGRCWLFTSLNTLRPIVIRKYNLPDFEFSENYCFFWDQFEKANLFMEIAISTANDPMDSRMVSWLFHNPIGDGGQWATFNDLVKKYGLVPASAMPETYQTNHTAMLSRLLRRKLREDGLELRKMVQEKKPAKQITQRKIEMLTGIYRMLVLAFGEPPQHFTWQYRDKEDKISQPESFTPQSFFKKVVGVNVDDYVMFMNDPTRPYYKLYDVQFDRNLAEGGNWRYINLPNDTIKKFAIRSIEDNQAMYLSCDVGKQFDGKAGFLDTRLYDYDDLFGVKFGMDKAQRIKTFDSGSTHGMALVGVNVLPDGKPDKWLIENSWGPDKGHHGFLTATDNWFDNYMFRLVINKKYISPNILKILKSKPILLPPWDPVFTPEP, translated from the coding sequence ATGATGAAAAAACAAATCCTGCTGCTGATTTTCACCACCCTGATATTAGGAGGCATACAGGCACAAAACGTTGAAAAAGGGAAACTGGATATGCAAACGATTCATAAGATCATGGCGTCTTATCATCACAATGCATCGGACAAAGCCTTACAAAATGCCATCACCCACAACGACATTAAAAAGCTGGCTAAAAATCGCAGTAACGAGGGAAAAGTCAATCATTTTTTCAATCATCAGGTTACCGGCGTGCTGGCTACCACCAACCAAAAATCGTCAGGCCGGTGCTGGTTGTTTACCTCGCTCAACACCTTGCGTCCCATCGTCATTCGGAAATATAATCTGCCTGATTTTGAATTCTCGGAAAACTACTGCTTTTTCTGGGATCAGTTCGAAAAAGCCAATCTTTTTATGGAAATTGCCATTTCCACAGCCAACGATCCTATGGACAGCCGTATGGTAAGCTGGCTCTTCCACAATCCCATTGGCGATGGCGGACAATGGGCTACCTTTAACGATTTGGTAAAAAAATACGGGCTGGTGCCGGCTTCGGCGATGCCCGAAACTTACCAAACCAATCATACCGCCATGCTTTCGCGGTTATTGCGCCGCAAGTTGCGCGAAGATGGTCTGGAATTACGAAAAATGGTACAGGAAAAAAAGCCGGCAAAACAAATTACCCAGCGTAAAATTGAAATGCTGACCGGCATTTACCGGATGCTGGTACTGGCATTCGGTGAACCACCACAACACTTCACCTGGCAATACCGCGATAAAGAAGACAAAATCAGTCAACCCGAAAGTTTCACGCCACAGTCTTTCTTTAAAAAAGTAGTCGGGGTAAATGTGGATGACTACGTGATGTTCATGAACGACCCTACCCGGCCCTACTATAAACTTTATGATGTACAATTTGACCGGAATCTGGCCGAAGGCGGCAACTGGCGCTATATCAACCTTCCCAACGACACCATTAAAAAGTTTGCCATTCGTTCTATCGAAGACAATCAGGCCATGTATCTGTCTTGCGATGTGGGAAAACAATTCGACGGTAAAGCCGGTTTTCTGGACACCCGGCTTTATGATTATGATGACCTTTTCGGCGTAAAATTCGGAATGGATAAAGCACAACGAATCAAAACCTTCGACAGTGGTTCTACCCACGGAATGGCACTGGTTGGCGTGAATGTACTGCCCGACGGAAAACCGGATAAATGGCTGATTGAAAACAGCTGGGGCCCCGATAAAGGACATCATGGTTTTCTTACCGCTACCGACAACTGGTTTGATAATTACATGTTCAGGCTGGTCATCAATAAAAAATACATTTCACCAAACATCTTAAAAATACTGAAAAGCAAGCCCATCTTACTTCCACCGTGGGATCCGGTTTTTACACCCGAACCTTAA